The Arachis hypogaea cultivar Tifrunner chromosome 19, arahy.Tifrunner.gnm2.J5K5, whole genome shotgun sequence genome has a window encoding:
- the LOC112776382 gene encoding malate dehydrogenase, cytoplasmic, protein MAKDPVRVLVTGAAGQIGYALVPMIARGVMLGPDQPVILHMLDIPPAAESLNGVKMELVDAAFPLLKGVVATTDVVEACTGVNIAVMVGGFPRKEGMERKDVMSKNVSIYKSQASALEKHAAANCKVLVVANPANTNALILKEFAPSIPEKNISCLTRLDHNRALGQISERLNVQVSDVKNVIIWGNHSSTQYPDVNHATVRTPAGEKAVRELVADDAWLNGEFITTVQQRGAAIIKARKLSSALSAASAACDHIRDWVLGTPEGTWVSMGVYSDGSYNVPAGLIYSFPVYCQNGEWKIVQGLSIDEFSRKKLDLTAEELSEEKALAYSCLS, encoded by the exons ATGGCCAAGGACCCCGTTCGCGTTCTGGTCACCGGTGCTGCAG GGCAAATTGGGTATGCCCTTGTCCCTATGATTGCTAGGGGAGTAATGCTGGGCCCTGACCAGCCTGTAATCCTCCACATGCTTGATATTCCACCCGCAGCCGAGTCACTGAATGGCGTTAAGATGGAGTTGGTTGATGCTGCATTTCCCCTTCTTAAAG GTgtggttgctacaactgatgtgGTTGAGGCATGCACTGGGGTTAACATTGCTGTCATGGTTGGTGGTTTCCCAAGAAAAGAAGGTATGGAGAGGAAAGATGTGATGTCCAAAAATGTCTCAATCTATAAGTCCCAGGCTTCTGCTCTTGAAAAGCATGCTGCTGCAAACTGCAAG GTTCTGGTTGTTGCTAACCCGGCAAACACCAATGCTTTGATCTTGAAGGAATTTGCTCCATCCATTCCTgagaaaaatatttcttgtttgactAGACTGGATCATAACAGGGCCTTGGGTCAAATTTCTGAAAGACTGAATGTTCAAGTTTCGGATGTGAAAAATGTTATTATCTGGGGTAACCACTCATCAACTCAGTACCCTGATGTCAACCATGCAACTGTTAGAACCCCAGCTGGGGAAAAGGCTGTCCGGGAGCTTGTTGCTGATGATGCCTG GTTGAATGGGGAATTCATAACTACTGTCCAACAACGTGGTGCTGCAATCATTAAAGCTAGAAAGCTCTCAAGTGCACTATCTGCTGCCAGTGCTGCATGTGACCACATTAGAGACTGGGTTCTCGGAACTCCTGAG GGTACCTGGGTGTCAATGGGAGTTTATTCTGATGGATCTTACAATGTGCCTGCTGGACTGATCTATTCATTCCCTGTCTACTGTCAAAATGGAGAATGGAAAATTGTTCAAG GACTTTCAATTGACGAGTTCTCAAGGAAGAAACTGGATTTGACAGCAGAAGAGCTCTCTGAGGAGAAGGCTTTGGCATACTCATGCCTCTCttag